CAGGCGCATCAGGTTTGCAGCCCGGGCAGTGCGGGTTTATCGTTGCATTCTATGCCGCTGCCCGGCTAACAATGCAACAGGATGGCTATGGACCGTTCGCTGGCCCTGATTCTGGACGAGGATGAGACCCAGCGTGTGATCAACACGCTGGAACGGGCCGACCGGAATCATCAATTATGGCTGCGGCGGCTGCACAGCGGCCTGATCACCGGCCGGCCGGCCTTCACCGATGACATCCTGGATCCGGCCGCGCACCAGCGCTGCAAGTTCGGCCTCTGGTACTATCACGAGGCCGCCGGCGTCATCCGCGAGCATCCCCATTTCACCGCCATCGAGTCACTGCACCGCAGGATGCACGACCAGGGACGGCTGCTGGCGGGCAAGGCGCAGGAAGGTCGCGCCATCCGCGAGGACGAGTACGCCCACTTCATGGATCTGCAGAAGGGCCTGTGCGAACGTCTGGTCGGCCTGCGCGAGGAACTGCAGGTCCTGCGCTACTCCTTCGATGCCCTGACCGGTACACTCAATCGCCAGGCCTGCGAACTGCTGCTCAACCAGGAATTCGCCCGGGTCAGCCGGGAGCAGGAGACCTGCTGCCTCAGCCTGGTGGACATCGATCATTTCAAATCCATCAACGACAGCTATGGCCACATGGTCGGCGACCAGGTCATCAAGACCCTGTCCGGCCTGCTGCGCGAGCAGTTGCGGCCCTATGACACCATCTGCCGTTACGGTGGCGAGGAATTCCTGATCTCACTGCCGAATACCGACCTGGCGCAGGCCGAGGAGATCCTGGAGCGGCTGCGCCGCGAGATCGCCGGGCGCGAGATCGGTTTCGAGGCAGGTGACATCCGGGTGACGGTCTCCTGCGGCCTGGCGCGGCTGGACACCCGGGTGCCGCTGGCCGAAACCGTGCGCCGTGCCGACGAGGCCCTGTACGCGGCCAAGGCGGCAGGGCGCAACTGCATCCGCGTTGCCGCCGAGACTTGTTGTTGACCGGTCCTAGAACCCCGGGACCGGGGTACGCTCCTCGAAGGTCCTGATGCCCAGCGGATTCTGCGGGTCCACGCTGGCCTTGAACGGATAGCGGCGATCGATGTTGGTGGTCTGGTAGACCTTCCCGATCCAGTTATTGATGACTGCCTCGGCGCTGTCGTGCCAGGTGTTGTCCAGCCAGGGCATGATCAGGGCCTCGGGCAGTTCCGGCAGAGGTTTGTTCCGCGCCAGCGCCCGGGTCAGCCGCTCCTGGTGCTCGTCCAGGATGGCCTGGATGGTGATGCTGAAGTAGTTGTCCGGAAACGGCGGGTAGTCCTCGCGCTCGCCGCTGGCAAAGCGCATGATCTCGCGCTTGTATTCCTTGAGCAGGCTGATGGCGTCGTACTCAGGATGTCCCTGGAAGAAGATCAGCCGAAAGCCGTCCTCGCTGACAGCCAGGTGCACGTCGGCCTCCTCGCTCTCCACCAGGATGTGCAGGCCGGCGGCCTCGAAATCCTCGCGGTCGATCTGGTTGAAACGTGAGTGCGGGACGTCGAAGCGGGTGTTCATGCCGCTGACCAGCGGGTGGCGGCGCTGCATGACCCGATGCGGGTATACCCCCCAGCGCTTGAAGCCCAGCGGC
This sequence is a window from Thiohalobacter thiocyanaticus. Protein-coding genes within it:
- a CDS encoding diguanylate cyclase, with the translated sequence MDRSLALILDEDETQRVINTLERADRNHQLWLRRLHSGLITGRPAFTDDILDPAAHQRCKFGLWYYHEAAGVIREHPHFTAIESLHRRMHDQGRLLAGKAQEGRAIREDEYAHFMDLQKGLCERLVGLREELQVLRYSFDALTGTLNRQACELLLNQEFARVSREQETCCLSLVDIDHFKSINDSYGHMVGDQVIKTLSGLLREQLRPYDTICRYGGEEFLISLPNTDLAQAEEILERLRREIAGREIGFEAGDIRVTVSCGLARLDTRVPLAETVRRADEALYAAKAAGRNCIRVAAETCC
- the metA gene encoding homoserine O-succinyltransferase MetA; this encodes MPLVANSELPAFDRLRGEGETIISNDEAIRQDIRELHIGLLNMMPDAALAATERQFFRLIGESNQIAQFYIHPFTLKELKRGPEGQAHVDRYYESFDQIKAEGLDALIITGANVIGPELSEQPFWDPLIEVIDWAYENVTSTVCSCLATHAVMEFRYGRKRRPLGFKRWGVYPHRVMQRRHPLVSGMNTRFDVPHSRFNQIDREDFEAAGLHILVESEEADVHLAVSEDGFRLIFFQGHPEYDAISLLKEYKREIMRFASGEREDYPPFPDNYFSITIQAILDEHQERLTRALARNKPLPELPEALIMPWLDNTWHDSAEAVINNWIGKVYQTTNIDRRYPFKASVDPQNPLGIRTFEERTPVPGF